A genome region from Lucilia cuprina isolate Lc7/37 chromosome 3, ASM2204524v1, whole genome shotgun sequence includes the following:
- the LOC111679754 gene encoding mitochondrial 2-oxodicarboxylate carrier isoform X1, which translates to MSAQTQQKELPPLKRAALQVVAGGSAGFVEVCIMQPLDVVKTRMQLGGGAHQYKGVFDCFGKMYRQEGLFSFWKGILPPVIAETPKRAIKFVCFEQTKPLFLFGAPAPTPLTFSLAGLTAGLLEAIAVNPFEVVKVAQQADKSKMKEAQSTWTVTKQIIQKDGFGFRGLNKGVTATMGRNGVFNMVYFGFYHSVKDIIPAYNDHTKEFLRKVAIGFTSGTLACFVNIPFDVAKSRIQGPQPQPGVIKYKSTFGSIRLVYREEGFRALYKGLVPKVMRLGPGGAIMLLVFEYAYDFLQKKCV; encoded by the exons atgtctgcTCAAACACAACAGAAGGAATTGCCGCCCTTAAAAAGAGCCGCTTTGCAAGTAGTGGCCGGGGGCTCAGCCGGTTTTGTGGAAGTTTGCATTATGCAACCCTTGGATGTGGTCAAAACTAGAATGCAATTGGGTGGCGGAGCG CATCAATATAAAGGCGTTTTCGATTGTTTTGGCAAGATGTATCGTCAAGAGGGTTTATTCTCTTTCTGGAAAGGTATTCTGCCACCCGTTATAGCTGAGACCCCCAAAAGAGctataaaatttgtatgttttgaaCAAACCAAACCTCTGTTTCTGTTCGGAGCACCAGCACCCACTCCTTTG ACATTCTCTTTAGCTGGTCTAACTGCCGGTCTTTTGGAGGCTATTGCCGTTAATCCCTTCGAAGTTGTTAAGGTCGCTCAACAGGCTGATAAATCGAAAATGAAAGAAGCCCAAAGCACATGGACTGTGACAAAACAAATCATACAAAAAGATGGTTTTGGTTTTCGTGGTCTTAATAAGGGTGTCACTGCCACCATGGGACGTAATGGTGTCTTTAATATGGTTTACTTTGGTTTCTATCACAGTGTTAAGGACATTATACCCGCCTATAATGATCATACCAAAGAATTCTTGCGTAAGGTGGCCATTGGTTTTACCTCCGGTACTCTGGCCTGTTTCGTAAACATTCCCTTCGATGTGGCGAAGTCACGCATACAAGGACCTCAACCCCAACCTGGtgttattaaatacaaatcCACCTTCGGTTCTATACGTTTGGTATACCGCGAAGAAGGTTTCCGTGCTCTCTACAAGGGTCTGGTGCCCAAAGTTATGCGTTTGGGTCCAGGTGGTGCCATCATGTTGTTGGTATTCGAATATGCTTATGATTTCTTGCAAAAGAAATGTGTTTAG
- the LOC111679754 gene encoding mitochondrial 2-oxodicarboxylate carrier isoform X2, which produces MYRQEGLFSFWKGILPPVIAETPKRAIKFVCFEQTKPLFLFGAPAPTPLTFSLAGLTAGLLEAIAVNPFEVVKVAQQADKSKMKEAQSTWTVTKQIIQKDGFGFRGLNKGVTATMGRNGVFNMVYFGFYHSVKDIIPAYNDHTKEFLRKVAIGFTSGTLACFVNIPFDVAKSRIQGPQPQPGVIKYKSTFGSIRLVYREEGFRALYKGLVPKVMRLGPGGAIMLLVFEYAYDFLQKKCV; this is translated from the exons ATGTATCGTCAAGAGGGTTTATTCTCTTTCTGGAAAGGTATTCTGCCACCCGTTATAGCTGAGACCCCCAAAAGAGctataaaatttgtatgttttgaaCAAACCAAACCTCTGTTTCTGTTCGGAGCACCAGCACCCACTCCTTTG ACATTCTCTTTAGCTGGTCTAACTGCCGGTCTTTTGGAGGCTATTGCCGTTAATCCCTTCGAAGTTGTTAAGGTCGCTCAACAGGCTGATAAATCGAAAATGAAAGAAGCCCAAAGCACATGGACTGTGACAAAACAAATCATACAAAAAGATGGTTTTGGTTTTCGTGGTCTTAATAAGGGTGTCACTGCCACCATGGGACGTAATGGTGTCTTTAATATGGTTTACTTTGGTTTCTATCACAGTGTTAAGGACATTATACCCGCCTATAATGATCATACCAAAGAATTCTTGCGTAAGGTGGCCATTGGTTTTACCTCCGGTACTCTGGCCTGTTTCGTAAACATTCCCTTCGATGTGGCGAAGTCACGCATACAAGGACCTCAACCCCAACCTGGtgttattaaatacaaatcCACCTTCGGTTCTATACGTTTGGTATACCGCGAAGAAGGTTTCCGTGCTCTCTACAAGGGTCTGGTGCCCAAAGTTATGCGTTTGGGTCCAGGTGGTGCCATCATGTTGTTGGTATTCGAATATGCTTATGATTTCTTGCAAAAGAAATGTGTTTAG